One Hydrogenobaculum sp. 3684 genomic window, TCTCTTCTATAGTCATATTAAGGCGGTTTTCTATCTCATTATCTACATCTATAAAGGTAAAGTTTAATCTAGAAGATAATATATTGCCTACAGATGTTTTACCACTACACATGAAACCCACTAAGAATATAGGAATATCCACTTAAAAGTCTAAGTCTATATCTTCGTCATCTATTTCAAATGTATCTGTGGTAAAGAAAAAACCCCTTACGTTTAGAGCTATGTTCTTAAATTCATTTAAATATTCAAGGACGCTGTCGTAAAAGTTGATAGTGTCTCTTATATTCCTTATTTGATCACCATCTAACCCCTTTTTTCTCAACATCCTCATAGAAGCTATACGTCCCATTCTTGCTTTGGAATATTTTTCCTGCCACTCGGTCCAAAACTCCTGTTTATGGACTGGGGTTTTGATGACAAAGCTGTCCAACTTGGACAATTCTTCTAACCATTGGAGCTCCAAAGAAGATTTCTTGTTCATACAAATATTATATCATATTAAATTCTTAAAACAATAACATTAGGCATAAATTATTAAAATTTTTAAAAACTCTTTACACCTTTTGTTATCAAAATTATACCGCATATTATTGTTAAAAACGGCACACTCAAGTTAAGATAGCGTTTGTTTATAAATCTACTTATAAATCTACCTGTCCAGAGCCCCGCCACAGATGCAATCCCCCAGTACAGTATATAGTCGTATCTTACATTTGAAAAAGCATGAAGCATATAGTATATAAAAAGCCTAATACCTACTAGCAAAACAAAGTAAATAGATATGAGATATCTATACTCATCAAACTCTTTTACTATATTTCTCAAATATATAGCCGCCGGCGGCCCTCCTATCCCTACTATACCAGAAAACACCCCAGACACAACTCCCACCAAAAATCCATGTTTTGTCTCTATTTTTGAAGTTAAGTTTAAAAGCTCATTTTTAAATATGGCTAAACCATCAAACATTCCTATACTCATAAAAAACAACCCACTGAAGATCTCCATATAAGGAACACTTATGATTTTTAAAATATGGGCACCCAAAAATATACCAACAAAAGAACCACTTATCAGGTAAAATATCATCTTTATATTTGGTTTATAGCTTTTACTAACCAAAAGAATACTAAAAGGTCCTAAAGCTTGAATAAAAGAAAACGTAAGCACAGCGGATTTTATATTCATCACAAGACTTAAAAGTGTAACCATAAAAACTCCGCCGCCAAAGCCAGATATACCTTGGACTATCCAACTTGCAAATATCATTAAACTTGTGATAAAAAGAAGATTCAATGGACTCTAAAAGCACCAGGAAACGCTGTTAAAAGCTTTATACCTTCATTTGAATTTGTTAGCATAACTCTTACTATATAAAAACCTTTTTCTTGTTTTACCATCGGTTCGAAGCCTAAAGCTCTTGCCTTTGATATAGCCCTTTGCAAAGCAGTTGGGGATTTGAAAGCTCCAATTTGGAATAAAATATTACCGCTATTTTCCTTTTTTTGACTATTTCTTATTATCTGTGTAATAGTTTTTGGAGCATTTGGTTTTGGTTTTTGGATTAATTTTTGGGGCTTAGTAGATGGTTTTGGTGTTGATGTTTGAGGGGGTTTAGCTGATGGGCTGGGAGTGGGAGAGCTAGGCTGAGAAATAGCTTGGTTTTGAGGGGTTTGCACAGATTGATTTTGAGGTTGTTGATTGTTTGCAGAAGGCATTTGAGGTGTTTGAGTTTGAGGATTTGATGCCACAGAAGATATATTTTGATTGGGTGTGGAAGAGGCTGTAATTATATTTATCTTGCCTGTGGATTCTTTTTCATGTTGCCACTGGTTTAAACCTATATAAAAAAGCGTAAAACCTATGAACGCTCCCAAAGATAAAAGCGCCGTTCTTTTTAACTTCATACATTTATTTTATCATGAAAAGCCAAAAACTACTGTTCAAACTGAGACAAAAACCTTATATCGTTTTCGTAAAAGAGTTTTATATTGTCTATACCATAATAAAGCATTGCAAGTCGTTCTACACCCATTCCGAAAGCAAAACCTGTGTATAAAGATGGATCTATATTGCAGTTTCTTAAGACGTTTGGATGCACCATACCGCATCCCATTACCTCAAGCCAACCAGTTTGTTTACAAACCCTACAACCACTTCCTTCACATATCACGCATTGGATATCTACTTCAAAAGATGGTTCTGTAAAGGGAAAATAAGAACTTCTATATCTGGTTTTTAGGCTTTTATTAAAAAATAACTGCAAAAAAGTATCTAAAACATACTTTAGGTGTCTTAAATTTATATGCTTATCCACCGCCAGACCTTCCACTTGAAAAAACATTGGCGAATGAGTAGGATCGTCATCTTTTCTATAAACTTTACCGGGTGCTGTTATATATATAGGTGGCTTGTTAGAAAGCATAGTTCTTATCTGTATCGGAGAAGTATGAGTTCTCAAGACATAGCCTTCTTTATTTACATAAAAAGTATCTTGCATATCTCTAGATGGGTGATATTTTGGTATACTTAGCATATCAAAGTTGTATTCTTCTTTTTCAAGCTCTGGCCCTTGCTGTTCTAAAAACCCCATGGACTTTAGTATAGAAAGTATTCTATCTAGGGTAAGCGTTATAGGATGAAGACTACCTATTTGGTTTGTAGGAGGAAGCGTAGGGTCCACAAATTCTTTTGATAAGTTTTTTCTTTCTTCTAAGCTTTTAAAATATAAAAACTTTTGAGAGAATAGCTCTTCTACAGTTTCTTTTAGCTCGTTTAAAAGACTTCCATAGGTTTTTCTCTCTTCTGGTGGAATATCTTTTATAGCCTTTGCAAGCTCTTTTACAATACCTGTTTTACCTAAGTACTTGCTTTTTAATTTTTCTAAGTCTTGTAAAGAAGAAACGGAAGCTAACTCTTCGTTTAGCTCCCTTAGTATAGCATCTTTATCAAGCAACATGCTGTTTTGCTTTTTCTATAAGCTCTTTAAAAGCCTGAGGGTCAAGGATTGCTATTTGGGATAGAGATTTTCTATTTAGGTTTATACCAGCTTTTTTAAGACCGTTTATAAACTTGCTGTAGGTCATGCCGTTGGCTCTACAAGCGGCGTTTATACGAGCTATCCAAAGCGCTCTAAACTGTCTTTTGCGCTGACGTCTATCCCTGTATTGATATTTCAGTGCTCTTATAACAGCTTCCTTGGCTTTTCTATAAACTCTACTTTTTTGACCTCTATATCCCTTTGCTAATTTTAAAACTTTCTTCCTAAACTTTTTGGAAGAGCGACCTTTTACTCTCATAAAAACCTCCTTAAACTAAATATTATAACAAAAACTTCTTCTATGTATATAAGAAAGTCCAAAATCCTTTATCTCTTGTATATGCTCTTTTGTACCGTATCCTTTGTGCTTATCAAAACTAAAAGGTCTAAAAGAAGAAGCGTAATCTATCATCATTTTATCACGGGTGGCTTTTGCCACCAAAGACGCAAGCCTTATACCAAAACTCTTCTCATCACCTTTTACAATAGCCAAAGAATCATAATCTTCTAAATTTATAAAATCTGACAAAACTATGTCAAAACCTTTCAAAGCCTCAAGTGCTCTTTTTATAGCTAGTTTTGTGGCTTTTGTAATACCAAAATCGTCTATCTCTTGATGGGTG contains:
- a CDS encoding sulfite exporter TauE/SafE family protein, which translates into the protein MIFASWIVQGISGFGGGVFMVTLLSLVMNIKSAVLTFSFIQALGPFSILLVSKSYKPNIKMIFYLISGSFVGIFLGAHILKIISVPYMEIFSGLFFMSIGMFDGLAIFKNELLNLTSKIETKHGFLVGVVSGVFSGIVGIGGPPAAIYLRNIVKEFDEYRYLISIYFVLLVGIRLFIYYMLHAFSNVRYDYILYWGIASVAGLWTGRFISRFINKRYLNLSVPFLTIICGIILITKGVKSF
- a CDS encoding SPOR domain-containing protein; the encoded protein is MKLKRTALLSLGAFIGFTLFYIGLNQWQHEKESTGKINIITASSTPNQNISSVASNPQTQTPQMPSANNQQPQNQSVQTPQNQAISQPSSPTPSPSAKPPQTSTPKPSTKPQKLIQKPKPNAPKTITQIIRNSQKKENSGNILFQIGAFKSPTALQRAISKARALGFEPMVKQEKGFYIVRVMLTNSNEGIKLLTAFPGAFRVH
- the pheS gene encoding phenylalanine--tRNA ligase subunit alpha; this translates as MLLDKDAILRELNEELASVSSLQDLEKLKSKYLGKTGIVKELAKAIKDIPPEERKTYGSLLNELKETVEELFSQKFLYFKSLEERKNLSKEFVDPTLPPTNQIGSLHPITLTLDRILSILKSMGFLEQQGPELEKEEYNFDMLSIPKYHPSRDMQDTFYVNKEGYVLRTHTSPIQIRTMLSNKPPIYITAPGKVYRKDDDPTHSPMFFQVEGLAVDKHINLRHLKYVLDTFLQLFFNKSLKTRYRSSYFPFTEPSFEVDIQCVICEGSGCRVCKQTGWLEVMGCGMVHPNVLRNCNIDPSLYTGFAFGMGVERLAMLYYGIDNIKLFYENDIRFLSQFEQ
- the rplT gene encoding 50S ribosomal protein L20, which gives rise to MRVKGRSSKKFRKKVLKLAKGYRGQKSRVYRKAKEAVIRALKYQYRDRRQRKRQFRALWIARINAACRANGMTYSKFINGLKKAGINLNRKSLSQIAILDPQAFKELIEKAKQHVA
- a CDS encoding ribonuclease HII, with amino-acid sequence MGKRGSRQAQTRSQIQEILIYEHQFLKRGLTLACVDEAGRGALAGPLVVGALLVDNIDIFYKEEFTFIKGDSKKLREEDRFWAFDIIKKYFKYSVGIATHQEIDDFGITKATKLAIKRALEALKGFDIVLSDFINLEDYDSLAIVKGDEKSFGIRLASLVAKATRDKMMIDYASSFRPFSFDKHKGYGTKEHIQEIKDFGLSYIHRRSFCYNI